One Roseimaritima multifibrata DNA window includes the following coding sequences:
- a CDS encoding sulfatase-like hydrolase/transferase, protein MEKHSRQGTWQLTRFLTALRFRPSSGRLWSSPSGLFAFCLCAAAIGLPQITQAKEKSSRPNVLFIFADDIGYEAIQSYGGLDFQTPNLNRMANEGLRFGRAYTSPVCTPSRVSMHTSLYTTRHRHYGVLPVHKGTKQKVDFSKMPTYAQLLRANGYATSVTGKWQLATLEAWPNHIHDAGFDSWCVWQIWRDGKKTGRHWQPTFNQDGEIRSDIQDRFGPDVLADYVIDQMTTATAAGQPFFILHNELLPHNPIIKTPDDKANGSNGSLGNMIHYMDKLVGKVLRSVDDLGIRDNTYVIFMGDNGTEQRDFHNPRFGDNSAELKNTRHTTAGNVNGGKANLGDAGSHVPLIVWGPERVPQGQVCDDLIDVVDLFPTFCELSGTSIPKTVKIDGRSFLAQMHGKEGNPREWTHQGLYGKENLFDGSWRLWRKQGSLWDARNLPAETPANPDDSEAAAARIRLNKVFDQITPRAE, encoded by the coding sequence ATGGAAAAACATTCGCGTCAAGGAACTTGGCAATTGACCCGTTTCCTAACCGCACTTCGCTTCCGGCCGTCCAGCGGACGGCTGTGGAGCAGTCCGTCAGGGCTGTTCGCTTTTTGTCTGTGCGCAGCTGCGATTGGCTTGCCTCAAATCACCCAAGCCAAAGAGAAATCGTCGCGTCCGAACGTACTGTTCATTTTCGCAGATGACATCGGATACGAAGCGATCCAAAGCTATGGAGGTCTTGATTTCCAGACACCTAACCTGAACCGAATGGCAAACGAAGGGCTTCGCTTCGGTCGAGCGTACACCAGCCCTGTCTGCACCCCAAGTCGTGTGAGCATGCACACCAGCCTGTACACCACTCGGCATCGACACTATGGGGTCCTACCGGTTCACAAAGGGACAAAGCAGAAGGTCGATTTCTCCAAAATGCCGACCTACGCTCAGCTGTTGAGGGCTAACGGATACGCGACCAGCGTGACCGGGAAATGGCAACTGGCGACCCTAGAAGCTTGGCCAAACCATATCCACGACGCTGGATTTGATTCGTGGTGTGTGTGGCAAATCTGGCGGGATGGAAAGAAGACCGGACGGCACTGGCAACCGACGTTTAATCAAGATGGTGAAATTCGCAGCGACATCCAAGATCGCTTTGGGCCGGATGTCTTGGCCGATTACGTGATCGACCAAATGACAACAGCCACGGCCGCTGGACAGCCTTTTTTTATCCTGCACAACGAACTGTTGCCCCACAATCCGATCATCAAAACCCCGGATGACAAAGCCAACGGCAGCAATGGTTCACTGGGGAACATGATCCACTACATGGACAAATTAGTCGGCAAGGTATTACGCTCCGTCGACGACTTAGGGATTCGCGACAACACCTATGTCATCTTCATGGGCGACAATGGGACCGAGCAACGTGACTTCCATAATCCTCGCTTTGGTGACAATTCCGCCGAGCTGAAAAACACTCGACACACAACAGCCGGCAACGTCAACGGCGGCAAAGCGAACCTAGGGGACGCAGGATCGCACGTTCCGCTGATTGTCTGGGGTCCCGAACGGGTCCCTCAGGGTCAGGTCTGCGATGACTTGATTGATGTCGTCGATCTATTCCCAACCTTCTGTGAACTCTCAGGAACTTCGATTCCGAAAACGGTCAAGATAGACGGACGGAGCTTTCTCGCTCAGATGCATGGGAAAGAGGGGAATCCACGCGAGTGGACTCACCAAGGACTGTATGGCAAGGAGAATTTATTCGACGGATCGTGGCGACTGTGGCGCAAACAAGGCTCGCTATGGGATGCAAGAAACCTACCTGCCGAAACTCCGGCGAACCCAGATGACAGCGAAGCGGCTGCCGCTCGCATCCGGCTGAACAAGGTTTTTGATCAGATCACCCCGCGAGCGGAATAG
- a CDS encoding 3-keto-disaccharide hydrolase, producing MRTQLLPLTLLFAFLVASTGSADKPNADKKTGNAQNKVADQQSDWYEKYKKQANIPKPSEMLLNTSAEPDLTTGFEPLFNGTDLSGWTPRGGTCKFEARDGLLIGTCVPGSNSTYLSTDRNDFRDFIFTCDMKWEVSGNSGVMFRAQTKPGKNGEIVFGPQAEMEGTTGDRGWSGGIYGQSCGGYFYPLWLDQHQNAREALNKTGWNRLTIEAKGNVVKTWLNGVPASHWVDDGTYPAGFFGLQIHKGQEGTVLWKNIRVKELGN from the coding sequence ATGCGAACCCAGCTCCTCCCTCTAACGCTTCTATTTGCGTTCCTCGTCGCCTCCACCGGATCTGCGGACAAACCGAATGCGGACAAGAAAACGGGCAACGCACAGAACAAGGTCGCCGACCAGCAAAGCGACTGGTACGAAAAATACAAGAAACAGGCCAACATCCCCAAACCATCCGAGATGCTGCTGAACACCAGCGCAGAACCAGACCTGACAACTGGTTTTGAACCTCTGTTCAACGGAACCGACCTCAGCGGCTGGACCCCGCGTGGCGGAACCTGCAAATTCGAAGCTCGCGATGGCCTGCTAATCGGCACCTGCGTCCCAGGATCCAACAGCACCTACCTTTCAACCGACCGAAACGACTTCCGCGATTTCATTTTCACCTGTGACATGAAATGGGAAGTGAGCGGCAATTCGGGCGTCATGTTCCGAGCCCAAACGAAACCGGGCAAAAATGGTGAAATCGTTTTTGGACCGCAAGCCGAAATGGAAGGAACGACGGGCGATCGTGGCTGGTCGGGCGGGATCTACGGGCAAAGCTGCGGTGGTTACTTCTATCCGCTATGGTTAGATCAACACCAGAACGCTCGTGAAGCTCTAAACAAGACGGGCTGGAATCGGTTGACGATCGAAGCCAAAGGGAACGTCGTTAAGACCTGGCTGAACGGAGTCCCCGCGTCTCATTGGGTCGACGATGGAACCTACCCCGCCGGCTTCTTTGGTTTACAAATCCACAAAGGGCAAGAAGGGACCGTGTTATGGAAAAACATTCGCGTCAAGGAACTTGGCAATTGA
- a CDS encoding beta-ketoacyl-[acyl-carrier-protein] synthase family protein has translation MSLSDSSPSPRVHSLPDNQRIVITGVGLTAPNGNDWQSYRDALLEGRSGVKPYEIRYFGETLAGVCDFDVRKYQTRKEIRRGTRAGSVGVYAASEAVAHSGLDWENTDKSRVGIYVGVTEHGNVETENEIHEIKGYDYNTDFWSHHHNPRTVANNPAGEIALSMGITGPHYTIGAACAAGNAGLVQGAQMLMLDECDVALAGGTSESIHTFGIFASFKSQGALATHEDPTKASRPFDTKRNGIVVAEGGCLYVLERLSDAKKRGAEIYGELVGHAINTDATDFVLPNPERQAQCIRLALKRAGLQPEQMDIVSTHATGTSSGDAQECLALREVFGECKTVRFNNTKSYIGHAMGAAGALELAGNLPAFRDNVCHPTINVDELDPKCALPGLVLNESQSVPQVKYILNNSFGMLGINSVVIIRRF, from the coding sequence GTGTCTCTGTCTGATTCCTCGCCGTCCCCACGTGTTCACTCGTTGCCAGACAATCAGCGGATTGTCATTACGGGGGTCGGATTGACCGCCCCGAATGGGAACGATTGGCAATCGTATCGTGATGCGCTATTGGAAGGCCGCAGCGGCGTTAAGCCTTACGAAATTCGCTATTTCGGTGAGACTTTGGCCGGCGTCTGTGACTTTGATGTCCGTAAATATCAGACTCGCAAAGAGATCCGCCGCGGGACTCGGGCGGGAAGCGTGGGTGTCTACGCTGCCAGTGAAGCGGTTGCGCACAGCGGCTTGGACTGGGAAAATACGGATAAATCGCGAGTCGGGATCTACGTCGGTGTGACGGAACACGGCAACGTGGAAACCGAAAACGAAATCCATGAAATCAAGGGTTACGACTACAACACCGACTTCTGGTCGCACCACCATAACCCTCGCACCGTCGCCAATAACCCCGCTGGCGAAATCGCTTTAAGCATGGGGATCACGGGGCCTCACTACACGATCGGAGCTGCCTGTGCCGCCGGAAATGCGGGCTTGGTGCAAGGGGCTCAAATGTTGATGCTGGACGAATGTGACGTCGCATTGGCCGGTGGGACCAGTGAAAGTATCCATACCTTTGGGATCTTTGCCAGTTTTAAAAGCCAGGGGGCGCTGGCCACTCACGAGGATCCGACCAAAGCCTCACGGCCATTTGATACCAAACGAAACGGGATCGTGGTCGCGGAAGGTGGCTGCCTGTATGTCCTGGAACGGCTGAGCGATGCAAAAAAACGAGGCGCCGAGATCTACGGCGAACTGGTGGGGCACGCCATCAATACCGACGCGACCGATTTCGTGTTGCCCAATCCGGAACGGCAGGCCCAGTGCATCCGCTTAGCGCTCAAGCGAGCGGGGCTGCAGCCCGAGCAGATGGACATCGTCAGCACCCACGCTACGGGAACCAGTAGCGGTGATGCACAGGAATGTCTGGCGCTCCGCGAAGTCTTTGGCGAGTGTAAAACCGTCCGTTTTAACAACACCAAAAGCTACATCGGGCATGCGATGGGGGCTGCGGGGGCTTTGGAACTGGCGGGCAACCTGCCTGCGTTCCGTGATAATGTTTGTCATCCCACAATCAATGTGGATGAGCTAGATCCCAAGTGTGCGTTGCCGGGGTTGGTTCTGAATGAATCGCAGTCGGTTCCGCAAGTCAAATACATTTTAAATAACTCGTTCGGGATGCTGGGGATCAATTCGGTCGTTATCATCCGTCGCTTTTAG
- a CDS encoding acyl carrier protein, with the protein MTNEEIREEIIDILEDIAPDEEMDDLDDEKSFRDQLELDSMDFLDIVMELRKRHRVQIPEEDYSHLASMATTVAYLEPKMRDIAKN; encoded by the coding sequence ATGACCAACGAAGAAATTCGCGAAGAGATCATCGATATCCTCGAAGACATCGCTCCTGATGAAGAAATGGACGATCTGGATGATGAAAAGTCTTTTCGTGATCAACTGGAATTAGATAGCATGGACTTCTTGGACATCGTGATGGAGCTGCGCAAGCGGCATCGCGTCCAGATTCCTGAAGAAGATTATTCGCACCTGGCTAGCATGGCCACCACGGTTGCCTATCTTGAGCCCAAGATGCGCGATATCGCCAAGAACTGA
- a CDS encoding phytoene desaturase family protein produces the protein MYDTIIIGAGMSGLAAGIRLAHFDQRVCVLERHYTIGGLNSFYRLNGRDYDVGLHAMTNFTPKGMKKGPLARLLRQLRIRWDDFQLAEQLGSEIRFPQVSLQFGNDAELLRAEIAEHFPMHVDGYDKLVSQLLDYDDLDGDDPNFMRSAREVLAECISEPLLVEMLLCPLMWYGNARENDMDFGQFCIMFRACYLEGFARPFKGVRLILKNLVRKFRGLGGELKLRSGVARIKTENGRAVGVVLDDGTELEGRRILSSAGAVETMRMCDDITEVEVAKAGQLSFIESISVLDKQPHEIGFDKTILFYNDSEHFHWERPDDSLCDVRTGVVCSPNNYSYSPDEGNLPDGIVRITTLANHDRWCALSDLQYRAEKVAQHDAAVRSAVRYMPDFRRHVIDSDVFTPKTIRRFTWHDNGAVYGAPEKQWDGTTHLENVYLCGTDQGFVGIVGAIVSGIGIANRYCLQP, from the coding sequence TTGTACGACACGATCATCATTGGTGCCGGGATGAGTGGCTTGGCCGCTGGAATTCGGCTGGCCCATTTCGATCAGCGTGTCTGTGTCTTGGAACGTCACTACACAATCGGTGGCCTGAATTCGTTCTATCGCTTGAATGGCCGCGACTACGATGTCGGCCTTCACGCGATGACCAATTTCACTCCGAAAGGAATGAAAAAGGGACCGTTGGCAAGGCTCCTGCGACAGCTTCGCATTCGCTGGGATGATTTTCAGCTGGCGGAACAGTTAGGGTCCGAGATCCGCTTTCCGCAGGTTTCTTTGCAGTTCGGCAACGATGCGGAACTGCTTCGAGCCGAGATCGCTGAACACTTTCCGATGCATGTCGATGGCTACGACAAACTGGTTTCGCAGCTGCTGGATTATGACGATCTGGATGGTGACGATCCCAACTTCATGCGTTCAGCAAGAGAGGTCCTAGCAGAGTGTATCTCCGAACCGTTATTGGTTGAAATGTTGTTGTGTCCACTGATGTGGTATGGCAACGCGCGGGAAAACGATATGGATTTCGGACAATTCTGTATCATGTTTCGCGCCTGTTATCTGGAAGGATTTGCACGTCCTTTCAAAGGGGTGCGATTGATCCTGAAGAATTTGGTCCGCAAGTTTCGTGGTTTAGGCGGCGAGCTGAAACTGCGTAGTGGGGTCGCGAGAATCAAGACCGAGAACGGTCGCGCGGTCGGCGTTGTACTAGACGACGGTACCGAATTGGAAGGTCGCCGGATCCTTTCGTCCGCAGGGGCCGTTGAAACGATGCGGATGTGTGACGACATCACCGAGGTGGAAGTCGCCAAGGCTGGGCAGCTTTCTTTCATCGAATCGATCTCGGTGCTCGATAAGCAGCCGCACGAAATCGGTTTTGACAAAACGATCCTGTTTTATAACGACAGCGAACACTTTCACTGGGAACGGCCTGACGATTCGCTTTGCGATGTGCGAACCGGTGTCGTCTGCTCACCCAATAATTACAGCTATTCGCCGGATGAAGGGAATCTGCCAGACGGAATTGTGCGGATCACGACGCTGGCCAATCATGATCGTTGGTGTGCCCTTAGCGATTTGCAGTATCGAGCCGAAAAAGTGGCTCAGCATGATGCGGCCGTTCGCTCGGCGGTTCGGTACATGCCCGACTTCCGTCGCCACGTGATCGATAGCGATGTCTTTACGCCAAAAACCATTCGGCGTTTTACGTGGCACGACAACGGGGCCGTCTACGGAGCTCCCGAAAAGCAGTGGGATGGGACGACCCATTTGGAAAACGTTTATCTGTGTGGAACCGATCAAGGTTTCGTAGGGATTGTGGGCGCAATCGTTTCGGGGATTGGAATCGCGAATCGGTATTGTCTGCAGCCCTGA
- the pyrH gene encoding UMP kinase, whose amino-acid sequence MPSVPAAQNASDASAPLRYKRVILKLSGESLSASGDRGIGAVEVAHIAAQIRSALDSGCQIAVVIGGGNILRGAQFSGRNNNVQEATAHYMGMLATTINALALQDALESAGCQTRVMSALEMDTVCERFIRRRALRHLEKGRVVVLAAGIGSPFVTTDTAAAQRALELNADVVLKATRVDGVYSEDPEKNPHAVMYESLSYAEVIEKNLRVMDGTAIALCREHSTPILVFNFNKDGNIVKAVAGESVGTWIGEKPVG is encoded by the coding sequence ATGCCTTCCGTTCCCGCTGCCCAGAATGCTTCTGATGCTTCAGCCCCTCTGCGTTATAAGCGGGTGATTCTCAAGTTGAGCGGGGAGAGTTTGTCAGCGAGCGGCGATCGAGGAATTGGAGCGGTCGAAGTGGCCCATATCGCGGCTCAGATTCGCTCGGCGCTGGACAGTGGTTGTCAGATTGCGGTCGTCATTGGCGGTGGAAATATCCTGCGTGGGGCTCAGTTTTCAGGGCGAAACAATAACGTCCAGGAAGCGACGGCTCACTACATGGGGATGTTGGCGACCACGATCAATGCGTTGGCGTTGCAGGACGCACTGGAAAGTGCAGGCTGTCAGACTCGGGTCATGTCGGCATTGGAGATGGATACGGTTTGCGAACGGTTCATTCGCCGGCGTGCGTTGCGGCATTTGGAAAAAGGGCGAGTCGTCGTTTTGGCGGCAGGCATTGGCAGCCCCTTTGTGACGACCGACACGGCAGCCGCACAGCGAGCTCTGGAGCTGAACGCGGATGTGGTCCTGAAAGCGACCCGCGTCGATGGAGTTTACAGCGAAGACCCCGAAAAGAACCCGCATGCGGTGATGTACGAGTCGCTTAGCTATGCTGAGGTGATCGAAAAGAACCTTCGAGTCATGGACGGGACCGCAATTGCACTTTGCCGGGAACACAGCACGCCGATTTTGGTGTTTAATTTCAATAAAGACGGCAATATCGTCAAAGCCGTCGCAGGGGAAAGCGTGGGAACCTGGATCGGTGAAAAACCGGTTGGGTAA
- the frr gene encoding ribosome recycling factor: MSTDEVLLDAEQRMEKAVSVLSHNLTGIRTGRANPGLVDSIRVEAYGSQTPLKQLASIGTPEPQQIVIRPYDTSVIKEIEKAIVAGDLGLNPQNDGRLIRINIPPLSTEVRKKMVARIKELAEDAKISIRNIRRDANKAADTAEKEKEISEDDRDKLKNDVQELTKKYEAQATEAAKGREAEVLDE, from the coding sequence ATGTCGACTGATGAAGTCTTGCTAGATGCTGAACAACGTATGGAAAAGGCGGTCAGCGTGCTGTCCCATAATCTCACCGGAATTCGTACCGGACGAGCAAATCCAGGACTGGTCGATTCCATCCGCGTCGAAGCGTATGGGTCGCAGACCCCGCTAAAACAGTTGGCCTCGATCGGGACACCGGAACCGCAGCAGATTGTGATCCGTCCTTACGACACCAGCGTGATCAAAGAGATTGAAAAAGCGATTGTCGCTGGCGATTTGGGCCTGAATCCCCAAAATGATGGTCGTTTGATCCGCATCAATATTCCTCCTTTGTCGACCGAAGTTCGTAAGAAAATGGTCGCTCGGATCAAGGAATTGGCAGAAGACGCGAAGATCTCCATCCGGAATATTCGCCGCGATGCCAATAAAGCGGCCGATACGGCTGAAAAAGAAAAAGAGATCTCCGAGGACGATCGAGATAAACTAAAGAACGACGTCCAAGAACTGACTAAAAAGTATGAAGCTCAGGCGACCGAAGCTGCGAAGGGACGCGAAGCCGAGGTTCTGGACGAATAG
- a CDS encoding sulfatase encodes MLLRLLIVPLLMGPLSILSAQSPNVLLICVDDLRPELNCYGKDYIQSPNIDALARRGRRFERHFVQAPTCGASRYAMLTGTYGPSGNHALFARADEMGKPSASVPPSMPAWFRQHGYTTVSVGKVSHHPGGRGGPDWDDEALLEMPLSWDRHLLPAGPWKHPRGAMHGLANGQIREDASKMDLFESEEGDDTIYPDGLIVESALQEMKDLAGTGKPFFLACGLIRPHLPFGAPAKYMEPYKEASLPQIAHPEKPSGRTTWHRSGEFMKYNRWGKDPNKDAAFAIEVRKHYAACVTYADAQVGRLLQQLEDLKMADNTVVVLWGDHGWHLGEHAIWGKHALFEESLHSPLIISVPGMDQPGVSSSAIVETIDLFPTLCELAELPQPKALDGVSLNPILKTPEEAGHDAAAYAKATTLRTNDYRLVLHPGGYAELYDHRTAAGETKNIAAEHPGVVKQLSERLNRRLQGR; translated from the coding sequence ATGTTGCTACGTCTATTAATCGTTCCCCTGTTAATGGGGCCACTGTCGATTCTCTCCGCTCAATCGCCCAATGTGCTTTTGATCTGCGTCGATGATTTGCGACCCGAGTTGAATTGCTATGGGAAGGACTACATTCAATCGCCCAACATCGATGCACTGGCCCGTCGGGGGCGGCGGTTTGAAAGGCACTTTGTGCAGGCACCGACTTGCGGCGCCTCTCGCTATGCCATGTTGACCGGTACATACGGACCAAGCGGAAATCATGCGTTGTTTGCTCGCGCTGACGAAATGGGTAAACCTTCCGCCAGCGTTCCTCCCAGCATGCCAGCCTGGTTTCGGCAGCATGGTTACACCACGGTATCGGTCGGTAAAGTGTCCCATCATCCCGGTGGCCGCGGAGGTCCTGACTGGGATGATGAGGCGTTGCTGGAGATGCCACTTAGCTGGGACCGTCATCTGTTGCCTGCAGGCCCTTGGAAGCACCCTCGCGGGGCGATGCACGGTCTAGCGAATGGGCAGATACGTGAGGATGCCAGCAAGATGGATTTGTTCGAATCGGAGGAGGGTGACGATACCATTTATCCAGATGGTTTGATTGTTGAATCGGCGCTGCAGGAAATGAAGGATCTTGCCGGTACGGGGAAGCCTTTCTTTTTGGCGTGCGGTTTGATCCGCCCTCACCTGCCGTTTGGGGCTCCTGCAAAATACATGGAGCCCTACAAGGAGGCTTCGTTGCCGCAGATCGCCCATCCCGAAAAACCAAGCGGTCGCACGACTTGGCATCGCTCGGGTGAGTTCATGAAATACAACCGCTGGGGCAAAGACCCGAACAAAGATGCAGCGTTTGCGATTGAAGTTCGAAAGCATTACGCCGCTTGCGTTACCTACGCCGATGCACAGGTCGGGCGACTGCTTCAGCAGTTAGAAGATCTGAAGATGGCCGATAACACGGTCGTCGTGTTATGGGGAGACCATGGGTGGCATCTCGGTGAGCACGCTATCTGGGGAAAGCATGCTCTTTTCGAAGAGTCGTTGCATTCGCCATTGATTATTTCCGTTCCCGGAATGGATCAGCCTGGTGTTTCCAGTAGCGCAATTGTCGAAACAATCGATCTGTTTCCCACGCTATGCGAGCTGGCCGAATTGCCGCAGCCAAAAGCTTTGGATGGTGTTTCCCTGAATCCGATTTTAAAGACCCCGGAAGAAGCGGGGCATGATGCCGCGGCCTATGCAAAAGCAACGACTTTGAGAACCAATGATTATCGATTGGTGTTGCACCCAGGTGGTTACGCGGAACTGTACGACCATCGTACAGCGGCAGGCGAAACCAAGAACATAGCCGCCGAACATCCCGGCGTTGTTAAGCAACTAAGCGAGCGGTTGAACCGTCGGTTGCAAGGTCGATAG
- a CDS encoding BON domain-containing protein: MVDVIARHVDTESEAQALLDNSPINELRDLRIECDQESLLISGRVCCFYHKQVAQETIRNVADGLRVVNSVLVD; the protein is encoded by the coding sequence ATGGTAGACGTTATTGCGCGGCACGTTGACACCGAATCCGAAGCCCAAGCTTTGTTGGACAACAGTCCGATCAACGAACTACGAGACCTCCGAATCGAATGCGACCAAGAGTCTCTCTTGATCAGCGGCCGGGTCTGCTGCTTCTATCACAAGCAAGTGGCTCAGGAAACGATCCGCAACGTTGCCGACGGCCTTCGCGTCGTCAACTCCGTCTTGGTTGACTAA